The stretch of DNA AGCACCCTTAGCTGGGTCATCCTTGGAGTTGGAAGCAACAAACCCACGCTTGAGATCCTTAACCGCAACATTCTTGACATTAAATCCAACATTGTCACCAGGAAGTGCCTCCTGAAGAGCTTCGTGGTGCATCTCAACAGATTTAACTTCAGTGGTCAGACCAGTGGGACCAAAAGTAACAACCATACCAGGCTTGAGGACACCAGTTTCCACACGACCAACAGGGACAGTACCAATTCCACCAATCTTGTAAACATCCTGAAGTGGGAGCCTGAGAGGCTTGTCTGTGGGCCTCTTGGGCTCATTAATCTGGTCAAGAGCATCAAGAAGTGTTGGGCCCTTGTACCAGTCAAGGTTTGTTGATCTTTCGATCATGTTGTCACCTTCAAAACCAGAGATGGGGACAAAGGGGATCTTGTCAGGGTTGTATCCTACCTTCTTGAGGTAGGAAGAAACCTCCTTCACGATTTCATCGTACCTAGCCTTGGAATACTTGGGGGTGGTAGCATCCATCTGCATAAGGAATAAAGCTGATCAGCAAACACACAACATCATTCTTCAATTACAAAGCCACTACAAATAAAAGCAAACCTTGTTGCAGCAGCAAATCATTTGTTTGACACCAAGGGTGAAAGCAAGCAGTGCGTGTTCACGGGTCTGTCCATCCTTGGAGATACCAGCTTCAAAACCACCAGTGGTGGAGTCAATAATCAGGACAGCACAGTCAGCTTGGGAGGTACCAGTAATCATATTCTTGATGAAATCCCTGTGTCCAGGAGCATCAATCACAGTGCAGTAGTACTTGGTGGTCTCAAACTTCCACAAGGCGATATCAATAGTGATACCACGCTCACGCTCAGCCTTTAGTTTGTCAAGCACCCAGGCATACTTGAATGACCTCTTGTTCATCTCAGCAGCTTCTTTCTCAAACCTCTCAATGACACGCTTGTCAATACCACCAAGCTTGTAGATCAAGTGACCAGTGGTAGTCGACTTACCAGAGTCGACGTGGCCAATGACCACAATGTTGATGTGAACCTTCTCTTTACCCATGTTAATTGAAAAAAGGACTGCAAAAATAAACACAAGCTCTCCAAGTTAATACACACAGGTATAATGTGTCCAAAGCAGCCACAATATAATGGGTGATGTGTGTCCACAACAATATAACAAATCACACAGAATATAGCAAACATACATTTCAGGAAACAAGAATAACTAACATAGGATGTTGAGTAAAAAATTTATTAGTAAAAattgtaaaaatatgtaaaaattgaCAAGGAATAAATTAAGGTAAAAAATTATGGTAATCATGTGTATTTATCAACTACGGTTAAGTGAAAAAAGTGTATGTGAAGAAACATGTCATGTCATTGGATTGGTGTAAAAAACAGGTGAGTAACTTTTAATCCACGAATCATAAACAGATCATACGTGCACAGCAAAGCATGAAAAATCTAGACAGATATTACTAATAAGTATCAAAATCAAGCCAGTTTCAAAGTCCGATAGAGCCATTTCAATTATCGAGTTGATTCATGGAGAAACAATCAACCACAACAGCCTACTAAAAATCAAAACTTACTATCTAATCAACGAATTATAGAATCTGATAATGCACAACACATCAAACTCAAAGAACTTAAAAGTCTAGATGTAATCAATTTACCACACCAATCATACAACAcgcatatttttttaaaattaaactaACAATCGTATAAAACATACATATGAAGATATCATCAAACAGATATGAATGAATCAGATTAATCAAAGCTAACAACAAGTCTATATAAACTAAAGAGAAACGAAAGAGGATTAGATCTAACCTTAAAAGCAAATATAGATCTGTTGCCGCACAGCAGAAAGATGGCGAAAATGAATGAGAGAATTAGGGTTTCAGGGTTGGTATTGGGGACTATTTATAGGCGAAGGATGAGTGGAGCTAGGGCTTCTCTTAGTGCCGCAGTTTAGTCGGTTTACCTAATTACCCCTCAgatcttttttctttcttatacCTAAATGATCAACGGCGGCGTCTTTTTTTTTAACCTATGTTTTTTGTTTccacattttctttttcttttttcaaatttttttacaTGTCGTGTTTTCGCCACCTCAACTATTCCAATAGTTACTTCGTTAGTTGTTTTCTCCCGCTAACACATGTTAATTTACCTATTTTTATTTAATCGGATAAGAAAAAAtcaccaatttttttttttttttttgttgaaacttTTTAACCTGAGACTTTATGATTATCCTTTTACTGTATTGATTTTATTGATCACTAAATCCACACTTTTGAATATTACTAGCTTTAGTGTACGTGCATTACACGTGTGCTTAGCGTCAATCAATAAAATATGATTATACGAGTAACATGTAAATCGAGTTATCAAATGCTAAGTTTTAAAATGTGACATTaagttaatattttaaaataagtaaCTTTATACCTAGAAAAGCATAGGGAGTTGTCACTTATTTAAATgaatataaaaagaaagaaaattaattaaTGGCAACTCACTTAGAATGTATTTTGTCTTCTAATGGTTTATCTTTGTTGTTTTTAACGTTTGCATTGTTTACAGTTTGACTATTACTGCTAAATTATAATCGATTTTATAATAAATTTTGAAAAGAAcgcaaattaattaaatcaaagACTTTTTGGTTAATTAGGATTGTTTTTAACGTTAAAGAGAATACTTTTTTTTTGTTGATTGAAATATTAATATTAGCTCATCCAAAGTTTAAAATATAAAactgtaattataatttttatccaaTAAGAATTCTACATTCAGTGTAATAAAAAATCGCTATGACATCACTTTTAGACTTTATAACCAACActtctctttcttttattttcttaaaattaaaatattttcttatttaagcTCGATActtcaattttaaaaaaattagaactGATTGAGATTACTATGTTTGTGATTGCTAGATATTTATTCTTACTCCCAAGTATATTTAATAACAAGAGTTTAGTGGATATATGTTAAAATTCTAACTACGGGGAAAATAATTCAatgagcattttattatttaaaagaattactCGTACATCTTTAACAAGTACCCCTAAAACTTTGGGGAAAAGAGAGGAAATAAGGACACATACaccaagaaaaagaaaataaggaCTACCAAACATAAATTTttataacaaaaaaaatactCGTAAACCCAATATAAAAAAATACTCGCGAAATGATTAGAATTCAATACCTTAAATCTAAATAGAGTTTATATATGAAGGACTCCAATTAAATAACATGATTTTTTAGATCAAAGTCCTAAgagttagaaaaataattaagcgattattcttaaatattagaaaaataattaaatggcgTTTCCTACAATTTAGGAAAATAACTTAAACTATTATTTTGTCCAACGTGAAAGCTAGTATTAAAGGGTAAAAATACGAACCATTGCGCGTGAACGCTATCTAGATGAGTATAAACTATTAAAATATTACATAATTATtctattaaaaattatgtttgagTGATAAAATAAATGTTGTAGAAAAATATAAGTTCTTAACAATAGTAATTGTTGAACCTATCTAGTTAACACAATAAGCAAAGAAATTATACCCCATATAAGCCCTCAATCATGTCAGTCAATatattcaacttaaaatttttataATATGATTACATTAATTTCACAAGTTATCATTCTTCGTTTTTAGTTTTAGCAAGAACACATTAATCCTTGAGCATTTAAATTATTATGTAAAATTTATTTGAAAAGTTATGTATTCTTAAGTTTATTATAAAAAAGACAAATAATTTAACTAACTGACAAAATATGCCTTTTTTCTCGCAAATACAAAGTGTGCTATATACTTTAATTAAtaagaaaaaatatattaattgTTTTCAATAAATTAGTAAAGAACCTAGCGTCTATGATTGTAATAAAATTATATGCAATTCACGGGTTCCAAAAAGACTATGCTAATACTATTCTAGAAgcagtaaaaatataaaatacatgttaaaattaaaataagGTTTAGTTCTACAAGTTAGACAAATATTTTAAACGTGGATTTACTTATTGAAGAAAAAAATTAGTTTTTCAAAAGGTATAAAAGTTGGTATATAGATCAATTTTCACTATGTGACAGTTAACTCTATATAATTCTCTCTTTAAAATTTTAGGTTATTAGGTATTTTAAATACTTATACTTATTGTTATGTTAATTTTCTTGAACATGAGCAATTACTTTTTATCCTTTgagaatatttatttttaaattcaaaaCATGACAACTAACCAAAATGTTAGTTTTCAAAATAATTCTTCCAACTAACACTAACTAATTTTTTTAAAGCCAAAACCTTCGTTGTTTTcgataaatacaatatttggcttgttattttattttaagcTTCATTATTTATAAGAATGTTTTGGTTCGTTTGTATCTAGAGAAAGAAACATACTCATAATTACAAAGTTAATTTTGTACAAACGTTCTTTGAGTGGAATTAGGATTATTTAATCTATATGGAAGAATCATACTTATAATTATATGTTAGTACTTATTTTATTCGATACAAACAAGGAAAGAATTTACATAAATAAAAGCTTACTTGatttaaattcttaaatattaggactttctaaatagttcaaataaggaaatattTTATAACtataattttagttgatttcaaagtcctaaatattaggaaaataaaaaGACCTAACTATATTAAATTACTATTTTTGTCTAGTGTAAAATCTATCTTTAAATGacaaaaaaggcgaacgacatttcgtcaagtgtcttcgtgcttttaatatagtagtATATAGATTGTTTCACATTTTCTAAACCACTAAAAAATGTTTATTTACATAATTAAATTACTATGTAAAAATATAATTTACTCGTGTACCACTTCAATAAATTACAAGTTCTTTTTCTAAGTTACTTACTTCATGTGCTACTCGTACTTATTTATTACTCCATCTGTTCCAATGgcatgtaatttttttttaagtttCTTTCAAAAAGAATGATTTCTTTTTAATTATTCTCACTTTTTTGGCCGAGAAATTTTCaatgtatatatattaaaaaatataatttttttctttttaatatataTCAGGTGGACTATTGACCCTTCCAGCATCAGGTCTTGAACGCAATTGATCAAATTTGCTTGGCCTCCAAGCCAAAACATTGCGTCGTAGCAATATATTCTATGTCCACATTTTGCTTTTCATGCCATTATGATGTCGACATCTTCTGACAATTTTGTACTACAAATATATTATTGCAAACATAAGATAAGATATTTTTGTAAACATAATAATATATCCATCGGATAATAACAATCAAgagattatcaaaattcaaattcgtgCTGCAACTAGAAATACTTTCTCTTGAACTATCCCTTAGCTAGGGACAATTTTCGTAAGACAATGTTATTCGAGTCAGTATGCACACACTTTGATTATTACTTTCTATCAGTATAAAGATCGCTTGACTATTTCGTGAGGTACGTGCTATCTCCCACCAATAAATTGCGAGATAATTCTGTCCATCAAAACTTAATTGTAAATGAAAAaagattatttaatatttttatctccgTTAAAATCAACCTGAGACCTTATGGTTCTCCTCCTAATTTATTAGCCGCTTAGAGCATACCATTAGCATGTGTATGATAGTAAGGTAAGAAAAGATATAACCAAACCAAATTCTACAAAATATACAAAGAGTAGGTCAATAGGTCATTGAAGAGTTCACATTGTAATCTATGGAGAGATTGAAATGGCAATTTTCTTTCTAAAATGGAGGAGCTGGAATCTTAAGTGGAAAGCAGCACGTCCcccattttaatttatttaattgtgaaataaaatgaat from Nicotiana tomentosiformis chromosome 11, ASM39032v3, whole genome shotgun sequence encodes:
- the LOC104089999 gene encoding elongation factor 1-alpha isoform X1 → MGKEKVHINIVVIGHVDSGKSTTTGHLIYKLGGIDKRVIERFEKEAAEMNKRSFKYAWVLDKLKAERERGITIDIALWKFETTKYYCTVIDAPGHRDFIKNMITGTSQADCAVLIIDSTTGGFEAGISKDGQTREHALLAFTLGVKQMICCCNKMDATTPKYSKARYDEIVKEVSSYLKKVGYNPDKIPFVPISGFEGDNMIERSTNLDWYKGPTLLDALDQINEPKRPTDKPLRLPLQDVYKIGGIGTVPVGRVETGVLKPGMVVTFGPTGLTTEVKSVEMHHEALQEALPGDNVGFNVKNVAVKDLKRGFVASNSKDDPAKGASSFTSQVIIMNHPGQIGNGYAPVLDCHTSHIAVKFAEILTKIDRRSGKEIEKEPKFLKNGDAGMVKMIPTKPMVVETFSEYPPLGRFAVRDMRQTVAVGVIKNVDKKDPTGAKVTKAAQKKK
- the LOC104089999 gene encoding elongation factor 1-alpha isoform X2, which translates into the protein MGKEKVHINIVVIGHVDSGKSTTTGHLIYKLGGIDKRVIERFEKEAAEMNKRSFKYAWVLDKLKAERERGITIDIALWKFETTKYYCTVIDAPGHRDFIKNMITGTSQADCAVLIIDSTTGGFEAGISKDGQTREHALLAFTLGVKQMICCCNKMDATTPKYSKARYDEIVKEVSSYLKKVGYNPDKIPFVPISGFEGDNMIERSTNLDWYKGPTLLDALDQINEPKRPTDKPLRLPLQDVYKIGGIGTVPVGRVETGVLKPGMVVTFGPTGLTTEVKSVEMHHEALQEALPGDNVGFNVKNVAVKDLKRGFVASNSKDDPAKGASSFTSQVIIMNHPGQIGNGYAPVLDCHTSHIAVKFAEILTKIDRRSGKEIEKEPKFLKNGDAGMVKMIPTKPMVVETFSEYPPLGRFAVRDMRQTVAVGVIKNVDKKDPTGAKVLVFCCVCLEPALRAGCLTGGGEENFVGCLYFLLRYLGYPRWLGSFVCYVA